The genome window CTATGATATAAAGTAAAATTCCAGTACCGAAGAATAGAACTGCTCCAGCCCAAAGTAAACGGATGATGGTTACTTCAATTCCAAAGTACTCAGCAAGTCCACCACAGACACCGGCAATCATTTTTTGTGATGAAGATTTATATAACTTTTTCATTGTTTTCCCTTCCTTTCATTTTATTAAACGTTTTTTGTTTCGAGTTCAGAAACCTTGATAATTCCATTTCCTACTTTTGCTTGAAGTGTCGCCATGCTTATTTCTTCTGCATTTTGAGTGAAAACAAAAGTTCTATCTGCATCGTCCCAAATTTTTGCATTTTTTAAGTCAAAATAGATTTTTTCTTTTTTAGTTCCAAGTGTTCCATCAACATTCCATGTTGGCGGAATTTGAATTCGAATATCACCATTTGGTGCCTCTAAATCTGCGGCCGAGGAAGTATCATTTTCAAGTATATACTCAACGTCACCTTGTGCTGCTTTAGCAATCGTTGTAAGAAAGCTACCTTGAAGCGCAATATCTCCTTTAGCAGTAGACATGTCTACATTCTCTACTGTGCTGCGTTTGAAGAAGATTTCTCCATCCGCTGACTCTGTACTCAAAAATTTACCACTAGCTCCTGATGAACGAATATCACCGTGACGTGTCTTAATAATAGCATCTTCAGCAGCCGTATCGTCATATTTCAAATTACCGTTTAAGAGCTGAATTTTCACTTGCTCATATAAACGTTTTGGAATAGTGATAACTAAATCGGTTTTTAAAAGTTCGTTTTTTGATTCGAAAGTGAAATTGTCCGGAGAAATATCAAGCATCGTTTGACTAAAGAAGTAATCCCATAGTTTTTCCTCACTTAATTGACGAATAGAACGCGCTTTTTCATGTACAGCCAGTACTGCGCGGATTTTCATTTGTTCTTTGTCCCAAGAACGGATGATAACGTCCCCGGTCGCCACTCTAATAGTAAAGGAACGGAAAGTCGCATTATCAAAATTGAATTCTCGTACTGGGCGAGGGCGTGCTTCTTTCTTCCTTGCGCCGTGATGAATCGGTTCGGCATTTTCTGGTCTTTGTCTTCTATGATGATGACTATTTCTCATTGCTTCTCGCACTTCCTGTCTAGCTTGATTACGTCCTGCGTGGCGATTTCTTTTTTCTTCCACACGGCGACGATGCCGTTCAAGCACTTCTTCATTACTTGTATCAGAAGAAGGAATCACAAACAAGGCTACTATATAAGCGATAATCGCAATACCGGTTTTCATCGTAATAATGGTGATGATAATATAAATAAGTCGCAGAAGTGTGGCATCTATCCCTAGAAACTCAGCTAGTCCACCAAACACACCGCCGACTTTCCGGTCCACTCTTGATCTTCTTAATTTTTTTTCCATGTTAGCTCTTCCTTTCTTATATCTATGTAAAATCTAGCGCGCTTGCACGGCGCTAGATTTCGTTTAATTATTTTACATCGCGAATTTTTACAGAACCAGTTGTTGCTTCTGCTTCGATTTTCAAGGAAGAATCAGCTGCATTCGGTAGTTTAGTGAAAGTAATCGATTTACTTACAGACTCTGTTTTAGATTCAAGAATTTCTGCATCTTTCAAATCTAAAAGTAATTTACCTAAGTTTGTGTGGAAACGTCCATCTACTCCAATTGTTGCTGGTACAACTACGTCGATATTCCCTGCACCAGTTTTTGCTTTTAAGAAAGTAGCTTCATTTCCAGTTAGTTGATAATTTACATTACCATTTTTAGTTTGTAAGTTAGTGGAATAGTAATTACCTTTTACTGCCACGTTACCGTTGAATGTTTTCAGGGCAACATCACGAATTTCACCATTTTGAATACGGACGTTACCATTAATTGACTCGATTTCTGCTAAAGTAGCATTTAAAGTACCAATACTGATATTACCATTGGTGGTTTTCACAAATAAATCACGACCGGATAATTCATCCATGTGGAAGTTACCATTAAGCATTTTAACAGAAACATAATCGTACTCACGACGAGGCAAGTATACAGTTAAGTTTGTAACGATTTGTTTTGATTTAGACTCAAAACGTAAAGTTTCTTCATCTACACGTAAAGTCGTTTTATCAAAGAAGATTTTAAGTGCTTCATCTTCTGGATATTCTTTGAATAGTTTAATCATCGCGTGAACTTTGATATCGTTCGAATCGGATGGTTTAAATTCAATATTACCATTAGCAATTTCGAATTCTAAAATAGAAAGTGTTGTGTCATGATAAATGAAATCACGTTCGATTTTCGTTGAAGTTAAGAACGGAAATGGCATATCTTTCACTTGTTTAAATGCACTATTTAGGAAAGTACCGATTTTTTCACCAGCTTGGGATAAATCATTAACCATATTGCGCATGGAGTCTTCACGATCTTTAGAAGAATTTTCGCCGCCTTCTTCTTCATCTCTTTCATGATTTTCTGGAGTCGGTTCTGGGCGTCTTTTACGACTTTTTGGAGGTGTATAAGGATTTCCTTGATTGTTCCAACCTTTACTGTAATCATATGATGGTTCTTCTTTTGTTTCTTCTTCGATTTGTTCTTCTTCTCTCGGAGCTGCAGATCGACGAATATTTTCTTTTGCTGCTGTTTTACCTTCTTTTTTGGAAATATTTTCAAGTAGAGTAAGGGCTTCTTCAGTGGATATAATACCTTGTTTTACTAATTCGAGAATACGTTTACGTTCATTTTCCATTTTCATTTCCTCCTATAATTTAGGCTAAACTATTTTAGGCTTGCTTTCACATGCAAGTGACATATCTGTTTTATCTATGACTCTATTATGAAGGAAAATATAATTTCTGTCATACAACCAGAGGATGATTATTTGTTTGGACTTTGGGTGGTTTGGTCTTAAGAATCACGAAAAATCCCGCTTATATTTTGAATAAGCGGGATTTTGATTATTTTTTCTTAGCTGTTGCAATTCGTTCTTCCGTGCGTTCTTTATCGCGTTCTAAAATTGGTTTCAAGTATTTACCTGTATAAGATTTTTTTGAGCGAGCGATTTTTTCAGGTGTGCCGGTTGCAATAATTTGACCGCCACCATCGCCACCTTCTGGACCTAAATCAATCAAGTAATCAGCTTGTTTGATAACGTCAAGATTATGCTCAATAACAAGTACTGTATCGCCATTCTCTTCTACAAGTCTTTGTAATACTTTGAGTAAACGACCAATATCATCTGCGTGGAGTCCGGTAGTTGGTTCATCCAGAATATAGAAAGATTTTCCGTTACTACGTTTATGAAGTTCCGAAGCTAGTTTGACGCGCTGCGCTTCACCACCTGAAAGCGTAGTTGCAGGTTGTCCAAGTCGAATATAGCCAAGACCAACATCTACAATTGTTTGAAGTTTACGCGCAATTCTTGGTTGGTTGGTGAAATATTCTAGTCCTTCCTCTACAGTCATTTCTAATACTTCAGCAATATTTTTGCCTTTATAACGAATATCTAACGTCTCACCATTGTATCGTTTTCCATGACAAACTTCACAGGGTACATATACATCAGGCAAGAAATGCATTTCAATTTTGATGATTCCGTCGCCTTTACACGCCTCGCAACGGCCACCTTTTACGTTAAAACTAAAGCGACCTTTTTTATAACCACGAACTTTGGCTTCATTAGTACTTGCGAAAAGGTCACGAATATCATCGAAAGCTCCTGTATAAGTAGCTGGATTCGATCTCGGTGTTCTTCCGATTGGTGATTGGTCAATATTGATAATTTTTTCTAGGTTTTCGATGCCTTTTATTTCTTTGTGTTCACCTGGTTTTGCGTGGTTTCTATTTAGTTTTCTCGCTAACGCTTTTCGTAGTACTTCATTCACTAACGAACTTTTACCTGAACCTGAAACTCCAGTTACACAGGAAAAAGTAGCTAGTGGAATTTTTGCATTTACGTTTTTGAGATTATTTGCTTTAGCACCAATAATTTCTAATTCTAGTCCGTTACCTTTTCTACGTTTAGCAGGGACTGGAATAAATTTTTTACCTGAAAGATAGTCACCAGTGATGGAATTTTTATTATTGGCAACTTCTTCTGGTGTTCCGGCTGCAACAATTCGTCCGCCGTGTTCTCCTGCACCTGGACCAATATCAATAAGATAATCTGCGGCCATCATCGTATCTTCGTCATGCTCAACGACAATAAGCGTGTTTCCAATGTCACGCATACTTTGGAGTGTGCTGATTAAACGATCATTATCTCGTTGATGAAGACCGATGGAAGGTTCATCTAAAATATAAAGTACACCAGTAAGTCTGGAACCGATTTGTGTAGCAAGTCGAATTCGTTGCGCTTCGCCACCAGAAAGCGTCCCAGCTGCACGGCTCATTGTTAGGTAGTCGAGCCCAACATTTTTTAAGAAGCCTAGTCTAGCACGAACTTCTTTGAAAATTGGCGCTGCAATTTGTGTTTCTTTTTCAGATAGTTCTAAGCCATCGAAGAAAGCAAGTGCTTCATTAATAGAAAACTCACTGATTTGCCCAATATGATGGTCGTTTACTTTAACGGAAAGTGTTTCTTCTTTTAGACGATAGCCTTTACAAGATGGACATGGTAAATCAGTCATATATTGCGCCATTTGATCGCGTGTGAAATCGGAATTTGTTTCACGATAGCGACGTTCGATATTTGGAAGTATCCCTTCAAACGGAATCCACGTTTCGCGTGTCATACCGAAATCATTTTTGTATTCGAAGTAGAATTCTTTATCTTTTGATCCATTTAAAATAATATCTAATTCTTCTTTAGATAGCTTCTCAAGAGGTGTATCCATATCTATTCCAAATTCTTTACAGGCAGAAGCTAGCATTTGCGGGTAGTACTGTGAACTAATTGGGCGCCAAGGAATAATAGCCCCTTCATTTAGAGACAGACTTCTATCAGGAATAACCGTGTCGACATCGACTTCAAGTTTAGTCCCAAGTCCATCACATGTGGGGCAAGCGCCAAATGGGCTGTTGAAAGAGAACATTCTTGGTTCTAATTCACCAACGGAAAAACCACAATAAGGACACGCATAGTGTTCACTAAATAATAATTCTTTATCCCCCACTATATCAACAACCGCATAACCATCAGCTAAACGAAGAGCAGCTTCAATGGAATCATACAGACGAGTATTGATGCCCTCTTTAATCACAATGCGATCAATAATGATTTCAATAGAATGCTTTTTATTTTTCTCAATTTCAATTTCGTCATTGATATCATAAATTTCTCCGTCAACACGAATTCGAACATATCCTTCTTTTTTGATTTCCTCAATAGTTTTCTTATGTGTCCCTTTTTTACCAGAAACGATTGGAGCCATTATTTGAATACGTGTTTTTTCTGGGTATTCTAGAACACGATCTACCATTTGTTCGATTGTTTGAGAAGTGATTTCAATACCGTGATTTGGACAAACTGGATGCCCAACACGAGCATAAAGTAAGCGCAAATAGTCATGGATTTCTGTAACTGTCCCAACAGTGGAACGTGGATTACGGCTTGTTGTTTTTTGATCAATCGAAATGGCAGGGCTTAATCCTTCAATTAAATCCACATCTGGTTTATCCATTTGCCCTAAAAATTGGCGTGCATATGCGGACAAAGACTCTACATAACGTCTTTGTCCTTCTGCATAAATCGTATCAAAAGCAAGCGAAGATTTACCTGAACCTGAAAGCCCAGTCATAACTACTAATTTGTCTCTAGGAATCTCTACATCAATGTTTTTTAAGTTATGGGCTCTTGCACCCTGAATTACTATTTTCTCTTTATCCAATTTCGCTTCATCCTTCCGCTTTTATTTCCAGTAAAGCATCGCGAAGTTCAGCAGCACGTTCGAAATCAAGTGCTTTAGCTGCTTCTTTCATTTCATGTTCCATACCTTCAATGAATACATCGCGTT of Listeria monocytogenes contains these proteins:
- a CDS encoding DUF4097 family beta strand repeat-containing protein, whose protein sequence is MENERKRILELVKQGIISTEEALTLLENISKKEGKTAAKENIRRSAAPREEEQIEEETKEEPSYDYSKGWNNQGNPYTPPKSRKRRPEPTPENHERDEEEGGENSSKDREDSMRNMVNDLSQAGEKIGTFLNSAFKQVKDMPFPFLTSTKIERDFIYHDTTLSILEFEIANGNIEFKPSDSNDIKVHAMIKLFKEYPEDEALKIFFDKTTLRVDEETLRFESKSKQIVTNLTVYLPRREYDYVSVKMLNGNFHMDELSGRDLFVKTTNGNISIGTLNATLAEIESINGNVRIQNGEIRDVALKTFNGNVAVKGNYYSTNLQTKNGNVNYQLTGNEATFLKAKTGAGNIDVVVPATIGVDGRFHTNLGKLLLDLKDAEILESKTESVSKSITFTKLPNAADSSLKIEAEATTGSVKIRDVK
- a CDS encoding DUF4097 family beta strand repeat-containing protein, which produces MEKKLRRSRVDRKVGGVFGGLAEFLGIDATLLRLIYIIITIITMKTGIAIIAYIVALFVIPSSDTSNEEVLERHRRRVEEKRNRHAGRNQARQEVREAMRNSHHHRRQRPENAEPIHHGARKKEARPRPVREFNFDNATFRSFTIRVATGDVIIRSWDKEQMKIRAVLAVHEKARSIRQLSEEKLWDYFFSQTMLDISPDNFTFESKNELLKTDLVITIPKRLYEQVKIQLLNGNLKYDDTAAEDAIIKTRHGDIRSSGASGKFLSTESADGEIFFKRSTVENVDMSTAKGDIALQGSFLTTIAKAAQGDVEYILENDTSSAADLEAPNGDIRIQIPPTWNVDGTLGTKKEKIYFDLKNAKIWDDADRTFVFTQNAEEISMATLQAKVGNGIIKVSELETKNV
- a CDS encoding PspC domain-containing protein — encoded protein: MKKLYKSSSQKMIAGVCGGLAEYFGIEVTIIRLLWAGAVLFFGTGILLYIIAAIIIPKATPESEWE
- the uvrA gene encoding excinuclease ABC subunit UvrA; the protein is MDKEKIVIQGARAHNLKNIDVEIPRDKLVVMTGLSGSGKSSLAFDTIYAEGQRRYVESLSAYARQFLGQMDKPDVDLIEGLSPAISIDQKTTSRNPRSTVGTVTEIHDYLRLLYARVGHPVCPNHGIEITSQTIEQMVDRVLEYPEKTRIQIMAPIVSGKKGTHKKTIEEIKKEGYVRIRVDGEIYDINDEIEIEKNKKHSIEIIIDRIVIKEGINTRLYDSIEAALRLADGYAVVDIVGDKELLFSEHYACPYCGFSVGELEPRMFSFNSPFGACPTCDGLGTKLEVDVDTVIPDRSLSLNEGAIIPWRPISSQYYPQMLASACKEFGIDMDTPLEKLSKEELDIILNGSKDKEFYFEYKNDFGMTRETWIPFEGILPNIERRYRETNSDFTRDQMAQYMTDLPCPSCKGYRLKEETLSVKVNDHHIGQISEFSINEALAFFDGLELSEKETQIAAPIFKEVRARLGFLKNVGLDYLTMSRAAGTLSGGEAQRIRLATQIGSRLTGVLYILDEPSIGLHQRDNDRLISTLQSMRDIGNTLIVVEHDEDTMMAADYLIDIGPGAGEHGGRIVAAGTPEEVANNKNSITGDYLSGKKFIPVPAKRRKGNGLELEIIGAKANNLKNVNAKIPLATFSCVTGVSGSGKSSLVNEVLRKALARKLNRNHAKPGEHKEIKGIENLEKIINIDQSPIGRTPRSNPATYTGAFDDIRDLFASTNEAKVRGYKKGRFSFNVKGGRCEACKGDGIIKIEMHFLPDVYVPCEVCHGKRYNGETLDIRYKGKNIAEVLEMTVEEGLEYFTNQPRIARKLQTIVDVGLGYIRLGQPATTLSGGEAQRVKLASELHKRSNGKSFYILDEPTTGLHADDIGRLLKVLQRLVEENGDTVLVIEHNLDVIKQADYLIDLGPEGGDGGGQIIATGTPEKIARSKKSYTGKYLKPILERDKERTEERIATAKKK